Part of the Pedobacter roseus genome is shown below.
ATTTTTCAATTTTTTTTTCTATTCCCGCAGGTTGTATCTGTGCGTTTAAACGAAATACAGACAGACAAAAATATAAAACTAAAAATACAGTAGTGACTTTCAATTATTATTTTATTATAAAATTTTGCTTACATGAATTATCTTCCCTAAATTAGGATTTATAAGGTAATCCACAAACATTATTAACTAACTTATTCAATTTAAAAAATTTCAAACCTAAACAAGATGAAAAACACCAAATTTTTATCGATCGCAGCTGCATGTCTTTTATTCACTACTTTATACTCTTGTAAGAGTAATAATACAGAGAATGCGGTAGAAAGCAAAACTGATATTACAGCTGACAAATTATCACAGATCAAATCATTAGGCTTTAGTACAGACAATGTACGTAAGATAGACGAAGGATATCTGGTAGAAGGCGACATCCTTTTAACAGATGATAATTTATCAGAACCTGCCGCAGGCGCAAATTTAAACATTGCCGAAACGGAGCAGTACCGCACCACAAATGTTGTAAAATCGTTACCACGCGTAATTACAGTATCGGTTACCAATTTGCCACAGGTATATAGTGATGCAGTAAACACCATGATTTCGAGATACAACTCGTTGGGTTTACGTATTACTTTCCAAAGGGCAAGCGCTGGAACAACCGGAAACATTAATGTTGTTGGTTTTAACGAAGGACCAAGCGGAGGTTTTATTACTTTAGGCTCTGCGGGCTTCCCTACTTCATCAGGTCAACCGTTCAATCAGATCAGAATGAATACCAATTCGGCAGCTTATGGTTCAAACCCTAATTTATTGTACCTGGCTTCAGTTATCCAGCATGAAGTTGGTCATTGTATCGGCTTCCGCCATACAGATTACATGAACCGTGCATTTAGCTGTGGTTCAAGCGGTGCAGGAAACGAAGGTGCATCTAATGTGGGTGCGGTAAGAATCCCGGGAACACCTTCTGCTCCAGATGCTGCTTCATTTATGTTAGCTTGTTCTAATGGTGGTAACCGCACCTTTAATGCAAACGACGTAATTGCCGTTAATTACCTTTACAAATAAGATCAAAACACCCAAGGATTACCTAAAAACCTAAGAAAAAGCCTCACGATGTAAAAATCGGGAGGCTTTTTTTATACAGTTATTGTTTTCAGCCACGGATGCACGGATTATTACGGAGGTATTTTTTAGATTATTATAAAAAAATCAGAATATTTTTCAACAGGTTAACACTATTTTAAACGGTTCGTGGAGATACGAACCATGGCTATTTGCTAACCATAGATACACACAGATAAACATATATATTTTTTATTCGTTACGTCATTCCCAACCCGATTGGGAATCTTAATGCAAAAAGCCTTTAAACTACAGTATATCTATATTGTTAGCTTTTTAAACACAAATATTTAGTCATTGAAAGTATAGAAATTATTTTTTAACCACAGATGAGCACAGATAAACACAGATGGTTTATTTATCTGTGTTCATCCTTTTCATCTGTGGTTAATGATAAGAAGCTAAGGCATGGGTATAAAAATGGTCATTGTTACCATAGGCCAATATTGTTATTCAATGTTGTTCGTGAGGACAAAAAACCATCGCAACTAGTTTCTAACAACAGATAAACACCGATATTAACCGTGAACTGTACCGATATTTTTTATTTATGCTAGAAAAAGTTAATCGGCAACTTCTTTAATAAACTTACCGTTGGCATCGTACCATACATTAACATCAGGTGTACCTTCAATATCTATTTTATAGGTTATTTTCCCTGCAGTATTAATCCAATCTACATCATCAATCCTGCCTTTTGGATATTTTGCTTTGATATTTTTGCCAATTACTGCCGGAAGCTGTGCATTTGGAATATCTTTCTCGAAAGAAACTGTTTTACCTGTAGCAGTATAGGTGGCTTTATGATCTACCTTTCCCAAGTCAAAATCGACCTCATAATTTGCGCCTTTCTTTTCCCAATCTGCATCTGTTGCTTTTGGATAAGCTTTGCTAAATGCAGCTTTAACAACCGCAGGAACATTTTTTTGATCAATATCTTGAGCGCTGCTGCTGGCAATTCCTCCAACTAAAAGGAATGCTGCCATAATTGTGCTTTTGTAATTCATACTAAAATAACAGGTCCATTGCACAATTGTTTCGATGCACATCAGTACCTTCAATTTAATAAGATACATCATATTTAGAAACACAGCACCCCAGTTAAATAAACCTGATAAAGCCAAATAACTCCCGATTTCACTTAGGAACTTGCAAAGCCCGGTAGTCACTCGGCACAGCTGACATCATAATTGAACAGCAGAAACCCAATCGGGACTATAGGCGATAGCAGGACTACCCTTGCCCAAGAATTACAGAACTTAGCTTTTCAAAAAAGATAATGGGTTATTTATATGTATAAAAAATGGTTCGCTAGAATACCGGCCAGGGCTACTGGTTTTTCACCAAGGATGCACAGATTAACCACAAAAAAATTGGCCTATGTTTCCATAGGCCAATATTAGAATTCAAAGTGGTTCTAAAGGACACGAACCAAGGTATTTTGCTTAACGATTATTTCCCATTCTGCTCAATATCCCTGTCCATTTCTACCAGATCCACATCACTTGGTTCAGAAAAATCGCCGATTAAGTATTTATTAAAATGATCGGCCAGTTTCCAGAAAGCATACTCTGTCATGTCTCCAAAACCATGGCGCTGACCAGGGATAATCAGGAAATCGAAACGTTTACCTGCTTTCATTAATGCATTTGCCACACGAATAGAGTTAGCAGGATGCACATTATTATCAACATCGCCATGCATCAGTAATAAATGACCTTTAAGGTTTTTTGCCAGATCAGGATTTTTATCAATGCTATATTTAAAAGAGGTATCGCCTTTTAAAGAAATGGTTTCTTTTACGCCATGGTGTTTTTCACTCCACCAACGGTTGTAAATGCTGTTATCGTGGTTTCCTGCATTTGAAACTGCAGCTTTAAAGAAATCGGGATAAACCAACATGGCTGCTGTTGACATAAAGCCACCGCCCGAGTGACCTGTAATACCCACTTTAGATTCGTCGATAAATGAATATTTTGCCGCCAATTGCTCGATAGCTGTTTTTTTATCGGCCAAACCATAATCGCGCAGATTTCCGTAACCATAAGTGTGGTACCATTTAGAACGGGATGGATTACCACCACGGTTACCAACCGTAATTACGATATAACCAAATTGTGCCAAACGCTCGGTGCGGTCCATGCTTTTGCTGAACGCCTTATTTACCGCTTCTGTTTGCGGACCAGGATATACATACTCGATAATCGGGTATTTTTTGTTTGGATCAAAATCAAATGGTTTATACATTACACCATATAAATCGGTAATGCCATCATCTGCTTTTACTTTAAAAGGTTCTGGAAATTTATATCCGGCTGTCATTAATAAAGAAAGATCTGTTGTTTCGAGATCCATTACTTTTTTACCGCTTCCATCATACAAAGTGGCTTTTGGTGCCGTATTTACCCTTGAATAATTATCAACAAAAAAAGTATTGTTATCATTCATGTTGGCTAAATGGTCAAAATCGCCGGCATTTAACAATTTCATGTTCGAACCGTCAAAATTAATGCTGTACAAATGCAGGTAATAAGGGTCTTCTTTCCCCTCACGTCCGTTAGCCGTAAAATAAAGTACGCGTTTTTTTTCGTCGATATTTACAATACTCTCGCAATGGAAAGCCCCTTTTGTAATCTGGTTTTTAAGTTTACCGTTTTCATCAAAAAGATAAAAATGTGCCCAGCCATCGCGCTCACTCCAATGGATCAGTTCTTTACCATCATTTACCAAACCCGGTCGGTTCACTTCAACATAAGTGTTAAAACGTTCGTCGATTATTGGCGTTACTTTTCCTGTAGCAATATCAACTGTACCGATATCAATGCGTTTTAAATCGCGGCTGGTACGGGAAAAATAAAAACGGCTGTCGTTTCCTAGCCAGATAGACGGGCGGAATTCGTTATCGCGGTCTTTATTTAATGAAGGTTTACTCCAAACCGAAACACTTTGATCTTTAAAAGCGGAAACATTAAGCTTTTTATAAGATTTTGCAGCAAAATCGAATAATAAAACTTCATCCTGTGGGGCTTCTGCCTCGCCGGGCATCTGGTATTTATAGGTTTCTAAAGTCGGGCGCCCCGGTGTAACACTATTAATTACCCATAGGTCTTTAACCTTACGTGAGTCGGTCCTGTCCAATACAAAATATTTAGCATTTGGCGACCAAAGCACATAAGCACCACGGCGCTTTTTATTATTTTTTTCGTTTTCTATATTGTTTTCGCCATCACCATCGCTTCCATACGAATAAAATTTAACGCCATCTTTGGTTAACTGGTGTTCTACAATGGTACTGTCGTCTTCATTTTTAACCGCTTTTTTATAATTCTCTTTATCCATCCAATACAGGTTATAGTTGCGGGAGAAGATAATGGCCGACGAATCAGGTGCTACCGAACCCCATGCTGGTTTAGGCTTTGGTTTACTGAAATTTGGCACCTCAGTCAACTTTGCAGTAGCCAGTTCGTATTTAAAAGAGTATATTTTCTTCTGCATAGAATCAGCCGCTTTTTTATCTTTCCGGTCCTTTTTCAGTTCATCAACACTGCTTTTGATTTCGAAAGAAATGCTTTTTTCATCTGCAGCAAATTTCAGGTTTTCGAGTGGTAAATGTTCCGCATCAAACGGATCGCGCACAATCAGGGTAATATCTGCAGCCAGTTTCGAATTGTCGAACATCACTTTTTTGCTTTTTGAAGCCGGATCTACCAGGTACCAGAATTTACCCTTCTGACTTTCGAAAGTGTACCAGAAACGGTTACTCAATTTTAGCCAGTGGGGATCAACAGCTGTAGAATAAACCATTTTCTTTAGTTTATTTGGCGAAAAACGCGAGGCAAGCTGATAATTTGCCTTAGGCTGGGGCTGAATGTTTTCGGTTATGGTAAATGTTTTGGTTTGTGCAGCAACAGTTAAGGATAAAAACTGCGCACACAGCAGGAGTTTATAAAGTTTATTCATCAAAATTTGTTTGAGCCGCTAAATTATTTAATAATAGCATATTAATCAGGCTTTAATATGTAATAAATGCGATAGTTAGCGCAATTTCGCTGACGCAAAATAATTATTAACACCTTTTATTTTAATACTTAAATAAGTAACGGATTTTATAGTTTTGCAGCTATACATCCCTAATAAATGAAATATAGCTTTTTAACCATCCTAACCGCTGGGGTAATTTTATTTGCCAGCTGCCAGTCTAAATCACAAACCGAAAAATCTGCTGATCAAGATGCTACCGCGCAAACGGCCAAAACCGCAGCAAGTACCGGAACACCAGTTGACGTTTCTAAAATAAAAGTTGCCGATGCCAAAACTATCCTGGCCAGAAAACAGGTGCCAATCTTATGTTATCACCAGGTAAGAAACTGGAAACCAACTGATGGAAAAGTAGGTAAAGATTACATCGTAGAAATTCAGAATTTTAAAGACCAAATGAAAATGCTGGCCGATAGTGGTTACCACACCATTTTGCCCGATCAGCTTTATGCTTACCTCAATACCGGTGCTGCCCTGCCAAGCAAGCCAATTATGCTAACTTTTGATGATACGGATATGGACCAGTTTACCATTGTACGTCCTACTTTAGAGAAACTGGGCTATAAAGCGGTTTATTTCATCATGACGGTTTCGATCGGAAGAAAAGGGAAATTTGTTGATTACATGACCAAAGAGCAGATTAAACAGCTTTCTGATGAAGGCAACATCATCGGTAGTCATACCTATGATCATAAAAACTTTAAAAAATATGCTGGTAAAGATTGGGAAGAGCAGTTAGATAAACCGACTAAAAAACTGGAAGAAATTACTGGCAAAACAATGACCGAATTTGCCTATCCTTTTGGTTTATGGAATGCTGAAGGAATCCCTGAACTGAAAAAACGTGGTTTCAGGATGGCTTACCAATTATCAACCAAGCGCGACGAAAAGGATCCTTTGTTTACCATTCGCCGGATTATTGCCAGCGGTTACTGGTCGCCAAAAACATTAAGTAACAGTATTAAAAATAGCTTTTAAGCAAAAAAATCCCGATTTTCACATCGGGATTTTCTTTTTTATACCGAACCAATATGAAAAAATTAGTGCTACTCGTTTTATTATTGTTCCAGATCTTTAAAATCCATGCGCAAACGCCGCATTTAAGTGGTAAAATTGAAGTGGTAATGGCCACAGGACAGATTACCTGCGATTTTGTGCTGAGCAATATTCCTAACTTAGGGAAGGATTATCAAATATTATTAAACAAAGGTTTTAACATTAAATCCATCAAGGATTCAGTTAATCAAACTTTAAAATACAGTGGTTTTTATGGTGGAGCCATGCGTGGCGAAGGCTTAACTTATGCCCCCTTATATAAGGACAGCACCATGGCAAACCCGGGCAAACTGCACATCACTTATACCGGCGCTTTCCCCATTTATACCGACACGCTGAACTTTATTGATTTTAAAGGTTTGATTGCCTTTAATGGCAAAACCATGAGGGCTGCTGATCAGTCTAAATGGTACCCTATTATTTACGATGTCAAAAACGACAGACAGATTGAGCAGATGACCTTTGATATCCAGGTAAGCAGCAAAGATGCCAAAATGATCTTTATAAACGGCGATCAGCCAAAACCAGGACCTGTTGCCAGGTTTAAATCTGATTTACCCATTGCCCCAATGATTTTTGCCGGAGATTATGGTGTACAAAAAACCAGGGGTGCATTATTTTTAAACAGCCAGATGGATGATAAGCAGCTGGAGGTTTTTGAAAATAACATTGCCGAAATGAAAGCCTACTACTTTAAAGTTTTAAAGATTCCTTACGATACTAAAAATGTATTTATAGAGCATTCGCCTGTAGAAAAATTTAATAAAGGCAGAAGCTGGGGTTTTGTGGCTTTCCCAACAATTGCCTTTGCAGGTATCAAATTAGGCGATATGATTGATGTAGAACATCATAAACTTAAAGATTCTACCGATTATCCGTTTATTGCTCACGAAATCGGCCATTATTATTTCGGAAATGTGTTACAACCCAATTCTACTTTGTTATGGTTCTTTTTAGAATCAACCGCCGAGTATTTGTCGGTTAAAGCAGCTGAAGAAAAATTCGGAAAAACTTTCAGTACCAAATACTTTGCGGAAAGAGGGAAACAATTAAAAAACTTTAAGGCCAAACCTTTAAATAGCATTAAAGAGGCTAATGAAATATCAGGCACTTACCGTTATTCTTACGGCCCATTTTTACTTCGCGGTTTAGAACAGATGATTGGGGAAAAACGCATGTTTAAATTCTTAAATACCTGTTTAACCACTAAAAATGAATTAACTGATTACAATTTCTTTAAAAGAAACGCTTTAAAATCGGGCATTACCCAAAAAGAGTGGGATGCTTACGAAAAAGACTTTATCCTTTCTGAAAACGCTGTATCTTTGATCAAATAAATTATAAAAACCTTGAATTTACATTTAAAACCAGCAGCCCATACCCTGCTATCCATTTTGTTTTTAGCATCATTTTCATTTGCTTGTTCGGGCAATAAACAAAAAGAAAAAACCTCATCTGCTGCAAATACTACAGAAGCGGTTAAAACAGACTCAACAAACACAAAACCTGCTGATAACAAAACCATCATGGCCCGCAGAGAGGTGCCTGTACTCTGCTATCACCAGATCAGGAATAACATTGCCAGCGACAGTAAAAGGGCACACGATGATATTATTGCCCCTGATAAATTTCGCGAACATATAAAAATGCTTGCCGATAGTGGTTACCATACCATTCAGCCCGACCAATTGTACAATTACCTGGTTTATGGTGCGAAACTGCCTGAAAAACCCATCATTATTAGTTTTGATGATACCGATGAAGATCAATTCACCGTTGGAAACGCCACATTAAAAAAATATGGTTTTAAAGGTGTTTATTTTATCATGACGGTATCTATCGGTAGAAAGGGCAGAATCAGTTACATGACGAAAGAGCAGATTAAACAATTATCTGACGAAGGAAATACAATTGCCAGCCATACCTACGACCATAAAAATTTCGCCCAGTTTACGGATGCCGACTGGACGACCCAAATTGATGAACCGACCAAAAAACTAGAGGAGATTACCGGAAAAAAAGTAGAATATTTTGCTTTTCCTTACGGCGTTTTCAAATCATCAACCTTGCATAAGTTAAAAGAACATGGCTTTAAGGCCGCTTTCATCCTATCTACCGCAAGAGACGAAAATTATCCGCTTTATACCATCAGAAGGATTATTGATCCGGGAAGATATACCGCAAAAAACTTATATTACAGCATTAACAAGAGCTTTAATAAAACAAAATCTAAGTAAAGAGGTTTAAATGTTGTAAAGTTTGATTGCTGAAAGGTTTGAAGGTTGAAAAGTTAAACCTTCAAGCCTTTCAACAAAAAGCCCTGTAACAACAACCCTATGAAATACTCTTTTTTCTTATGTTTTTTCGGATTAGCGATATTATCTGCCTGTAATAATCCTAAAAACGGCAACAATAATACCGGAACAACAGATACTACAAGCAATACTAAAAAAGAACTAACCAAAACTTTTTATAAAAGATTAGAAGGCACCATTGCCGGCAAAAAAGTGGTGGTGCATCTGCAGAAGGTTAATGATGATGTAAGCGGATCTTATTATTATGATGGCTCATGGCTTAACCTATCAACCGATACCCTGATTGGTAAAGATAGCTTAGTGCTTACCGAATACAGTTATTACGAATCGTACTTTACCCAGGATTTTAAATCGCCGCATTTAGCCTTAAAATGGACCGGAAATGGCTTTAATGGCACATGGGAAAGTGGAGATAAAGCGAAAAAATTCCCGATTATACTAACAGAAAAATATCCTGACGGGAGTTATCCGTTCAATACCGGCATTTACGCAGATTCGGTTAAAGCTTTTGCCAATCAGGCCAAATCGCCGGCAGCACAAATCAGTTTTGAGTACCTGGAAAGTAAAAATACCGATGAATCTGGTACCTGGTTAAATACTGAACTTAAAAAGATATTAGGAATAAAATCGCAGGTTGACCGCTCAATCGGTTTTAAAAATATTGCTGCTGACTATTTTAAAGATTATAAATCGCAGGTTGCTGAGCAATCAAAAGATGGCCGTGGCGGTGATTTTGAGGCCTGGATGAATTACACCAACAACACTCAGCAATCAGTGAGTTATAATGATAATGGTTATGTGGTGATTGATTTCCTGGCTGATGCTTACACCGGTGGTGCACATGGTAATTACAGCAGTGTAATGTATTGCCTGGATGTAAAGAACAAAAAACAAATGGTGCTTAGCGACATTGTTAAAATAGATTCGAACACCTTGCAAGGCATTTTAGAACGCAATCTCCGTAAAGAATATAATATTAAAGCCAAAGATGCATTAAGTACTGTGCTTTTTGATGATTTTATAAAACCGAATAATAACTTTTATTTCAACTCCAATGGCATTGCTTTTATGTACAATCCTTATGAAGTAGCCAGTTATGCCCAGGGACAGATTGTAGTATTTGTGCCTTATGCAGATTTAAAGACTTATTTAGTACCAGCTTTTGTGCAAAGGATGGGGATTAAATAGTTAGTGGGTTAATTGTGAAATGGTTAATCGGTTAATTGTTTAAACTGGTTAACTGTTTAAATCGGTTAACTGTGAGTTGCACACTGCTAACTGAAAACTGCTTCTGCGCTCATCTCCTTAAATCAGCGGGAATAAATATTAATTTTCTTTTTAACACAGTTTATTGAACAGAACCGAACAGATCCAAAGGGTTACCTGCACGCATCAAACTAACACCTGCACGCATCAAACTAGCATACGCACGCATCAAACTAACATACGCACGCATCAAACTAGC
Proteins encoded:
- a CDS encoding M57 family metalloprotease; this translates as MKNTKFLSIAAACLLFTTLYSCKSNNTENAVESKTDITADKLSQIKSLGFSTDNVRKIDEGYLVEGDILLTDDNLSEPAAGANLNIAETEQYRTTNVVKSLPRVITVSVTNLPQVYSDAVNTMISRYNSLGLRITFQRASAGTTGNINVVGFNEGPSGGFITLGSAGFPTSSGQPFNQIRMNTNSAAYGSNPNLLYLASVIQHEVGHCIGFRHTDYMNRAFSCGSSGAGNEGASNVGAVRIPGTPSAPDAASFMLACSNGGNRTFNANDVIAVNYLYK
- a CDS encoding PepSY-like domain-containing protein: MAAFLLVGGIASSSAQDIDQKNVPAVVKAAFSKAYPKATDADWEKKGANYEVDFDLGKVDHKATYTATGKTVSFEKDIPNAQLPAVIGKNIKAKYPKGRIDDVDWINTAGKITYKIDIEGTPDVNVWYDANGKFIKEVAD
- a CDS encoding S9 family peptidase, which gives rise to MNKLYKLLLCAQFLSLTVAAQTKTFTITENIQPQPKANYQLASRFSPNKLKKMVYSTAVDPHWLKLSNRFWYTFESQKGKFWYLVDPASKSKKVMFDNSKLAADITLIVRDPFDAEHLPLENLKFAADEKSISFEIKSSVDELKKDRKDKKAADSMQKKIYSFKYELATAKLTEVPNFSKPKPKPAWGSVAPDSSAIIFSRNYNLYWMDKENYKKAVKNEDDSTIVEHQLTKDGVKFYSYGSDGDGENNIENEKNNKKRRGAYVLWSPNAKYFVLDRTDSRKVKDLWVINSVTPGRPTLETYKYQMPGEAEAPQDEVLLFDFAAKSYKKLNVSAFKDQSVSVWSKPSLNKDRDNEFRPSIWLGNDSRFYFSRTSRDLKRIDIGTVDIATGKVTPIIDERFNTYVEVNRPGLVNDGKELIHWSERDGWAHFYLFDENGKLKNQITKGAFHCESIVNIDEKKRVLYFTANGREGKEDPYYLHLYSINFDGSNMKLLNAGDFDHLANMNDNNTFFVDNYSRVNTAPKATLYDGSGKKVMDLETTDLSLLMTAGYKFPEPFKVKADDGITDLYGVMYKPFDFDPNKKYPIIEYVYPGPQTEAVNKAFSKSMDRTERLAQFGYIVITVGNRGGNPSRSKWYHTYGYGNLRDYGLADKKTAIEQLAAKYSFIDESKVGITGHSGGGFMSTAAMLVYPDFFKAAVSNAGNHDNSIYNRWWSEKHHGVKETISLKGDTSFKYSIDKNPDLAKNLKGHLLLMHGDVDNNVHPANSIRVANALMKAGKRFDFLIIPGQRHGFGDMTEYAFWKLADHFNKYLIGDFSEPSDVDLVEMDRDIEQNGK
- a CDS encoding polysaccharide deacetylase family protein; the protein is MKYSFLTILTAGVILFASCQSKSQTEKSADQDATAQTAKTAASTGTPVDVSKIKVADAKTILARKQVPILCYHQVRNWKPTDGKVGKDYIVEIQNFKDQMKMLADSGYHTILPDQLYAYLNTGAALPSKPIMLTFDDTDMDQFTIVRPTLEKLGYKAVYFIMTVSIGRKGKFVDYMTKEQIKQLSDEGNIIGSHTYDHKNFKKYAGKDWEEQLDKPTKKLEEITGKTMTEFAYPFGLWNAEGIPELKKRGFRMAYQLSTKRDEKDPLFTIRRIIASGYWSPKTLSNSIKNSF
- a CDS encoding M1 family aminopeptidase: MKKLVLLVLLLFQIFKIHAQTPHLSGKIEVVMATGQITCDFVLSNIPNLGKDYQILLNKGFNIKSIKDSVNQTLKYSGFYGGAMRGEGLTYAPLYKDSTMANPGKLHITYTGAFPIYTDTLNFIDFKGLIAFNGKTMRAADQSKWYPIIYDVKNDRQIEQMTFDIQVSSKDAKMIFINGDQPKPGPVARFKSDLPIAPMIFAGDYGVQKTRGALFLNSQMDDKQLEVFENNIAEMKAYYFKVLKIPYDTKNVFIEHSPVEKFNKGRSWGFVAFPTIAFAGIKLGDMIDVEHHKLKDSTDYPFIAHEIGHYYFGNVLQPNSTLLWFFLESTAEYLSVKAAEEKFGKTFSTKYFAERGKQLKNFKAKPLNSIKEANEISGTYRYSYGPFLLRGLEQMIGEKRMFKFLNTCLTTKNELTDYNFFKRNALKSGITQKEWDAYEKDFILSENAVSLIK
- a CDS encoding polysaccharide deacetylase family protein, whose translation is MNLHLKPAAHTLLSILFLASFSFACSGNKQKEKTSSAANTTEAVKTDSTNTKPADNKTIMARREVPVLCYHQIRNNIASDSKRAHDDIIAPDKFREHIKMLADSGYHTIQPDQLYNYLVYGAKLPEKPIIISFDDTDEDQFTVGNATLKKYGFKGVYFIMTVSIGRKGRISYMTKEQIKQLSDEGNTIASHTYDHKNFAQFTDADWTTQIDEPTKKLEEITGKKVEYFAFPYGVFKSSTLHKLKEHGFKAAFILSTARDENYPLYTIRRIIDPGRYTAKNLYYSINKSFNKTKSK
- a CDS encoding DUF3298 and DUF4163 domain-containing protein gives rise to the protein MKYSFFLCFFGLAILSACNNPKNGNNNTGTTDTTSNTKKELTKTFYKRLEGTIAGKKVVVHLQKVNDDVSGSYYYDGSWLNLSTDTLIGKDSLVLTEYSYYESYFTQDFKSPHLALKWTGNGFNGTWESGDKAKKFPIILTEKYPDGSYPFNTGIYADSVKAFANQAKSPAAQISFEYLESKNTDESGTWLNTELKKILGIKSQVDRSIGFKNIAADYFKDYKSQVAEQSKDGRGGDFEAWMNYTNNTQQSVSYNDNGYVVIDFLADAYTGGAHGNYSSVMYCLDVKNKKQMVLSDIVKIDSNTLQGILERNLRKEYNIKAKDALSTVLFDDFIKPNNNFYFNSNGIAFMYNPYEVASYAQGQIVVFVPYADLKTYLVPAFVQRMGIK